In Arvicola amphibius chromosome 13, mArvAmp1.2, whole genome shotgun sequence, a genomic segment contains:
- the LOC119800102 gene encoding granzyme B-like, with the protein MMKLLLLLLAFSLPPRTEAGEIIGGHEARPHSRPYMAYLKIMDQNSQRTCGGFLIREDFVLTAAHCSGSLINVTLGAHNIKEEEKTQQIIRVAKIIPHPTYDAKKILNDIMLLKLERKAKRTRAVKPLNLPRRNVQVKPGDACYVAGWGKMAPTGTFPKTLQEVELTVQKDQECEAHLQGFYNKDVEICAGDPNIKRASFRGDSGGPLVCKKAAAGIVSYGRADGSAPRAFTKVSSFLSWIKKTMKRS; encoded by the exons ATGATGaagctcctcctgctcctgctggccttctctctgccccccaggacagaggcag GGGAGATCATCGGCGGACATGAGGCCAGGCCCCACTCTCGACCCTATATGGCGTATCTTAAGATCATGGATCAGAATTCTCAGAGGACATGTGGTGGCTTCCTAATACGAGAGGACTTTGTGCTGACTGCTGCTCACTGTTCAGGGAG CTTAATCAATGTCACCTTGGGGGCCCACAACatcaaagaagaggagaagaccCAGCAGATCATCCGTGTGGCAAAAATCATTCCACACCCCACATATGACGCTAAGAAAATCCTCAATGACATCATGCTGTTAAAG CTGGAGAGGAAGGCCAAGAGGACTAGAGCTGTGAAGCCCCTCAACCTGCCCAGGCGTAATGTCCAAGTGAAGCCAGGGGATGCTTGTTATGTGGCTGGTTGGGGAAAGATGGCCCCAACAGGCACCTTTCCAAAGACACTACAAGAGGTAGAGCTGACAGTCCAGAAGGATCAGGAGTGTGAGGCCCACCTTCAAGGCTTTTACAACAAAGACGTTGAGATCTGTGCAGGGGATCCAAATATCAAGCGAGCTTCCTTTAGG GGGGATTCTGGAGGACCTCTCGTGTGTAAAAAAGCAGCAGCGGGCATCGTCTCCTATGGACGTGCTGATGGTTCAGCTCCAAGAGCCTTCACCAAAGTGTCAAGTTTCCTATCctggataaagaaaacaatgaaacgcAGCTAA
- the LOC119800145 gene encoding granzyme C-like isoform X1: MAAVLILLTFLLPLGAGAEKIIGGHEVKPHFRPYMAFISFAKDDGKSGGCGGFLVKENFVLTAAHCRGSTMRVTLGAHDFKMREETQQVIPVAKAIPHPDYNPKDGANDIMLLKLEREAKRTKAVKPLNLPRRNVQVKPGDVCYVAGWGKMDPKGDYSNTLQEVELIVQKDQECESRFQGFYNKAIGICVGDPKVNRAFFKGDDGGPLVCKKAAAGIASFGGPDGSAPMVFTRVSSFLSWIKKTMKR, encoded by the exons ATGGCAGCAGTCCTGATTCTCCTGACCTTTCTTCTGCCGCttggagctggtgcag AGAAGATCATCGGGGGCCATGAGGTCAAGCCCCACTTCCGCCCCTACATGGCATTTATTTCATTTGCGAAAGATGATGGGAAAAGTGGTGGCTGTGGAGGCTTCCTGGTGAAAGAGAACTTCGTGCTGACAGCTGCTCACTGCAGGGGAAG CACAATGAGAGTCACTCTCGGAGCCCATGACTTCAAGATGCGAGAGGAGACTCAGCAGGTCATCCCTGTGGCTAAAGCCATCCCACACCCAGACTACAATCCTAAGGATGGCGCCAATGACATCATGCTCTTAAAG CTGGAGAGGGAGGCCAAGAGGACTAAAGCTGTGAAGCCCCTCAACCTGCCCAGGCGTAATGTCCAAGTGAAGCCAGGGGACGTGTGCTATGTGGCTGGTTGGGGAAAGATGGACCCAAAGGGTGACTATTCAAACACACTTCAAGAGGTAGAGCTGATAGTCCAGAAGGATCAGGAGTGTGAGTCCCGCTTTCAAGGCTTTTACAACAAAGCCATTGGGATCTGTGTGGGGGACCCAAAGGTCAATCGTGCTTTCTTTAAG GGTGATGATGGAGGACCTCTCGTGTGTAAAAAAGCAGCTGCAGGCATTGCCTCCTTTGGTGGTCCTGATGGGTCTGCACCAATGGTCTTCACCAGAGTGTCAAGTTTCCTATCctggataaagaaaacaatgaaacgcTAA
- the LOC119800145 gene encoding granzyme C-like isoform X2: MAAVLILLTFLLPLGAGAEKIIGGHEVKPHFRPYMAFISFAKDDGKSGGCGGFLVKENFVLTAAHCRGSTMRVTLGAHDFKMREETQQVIPVAKAIPHPDYNPKDGANDIMLLKGDDGGPLVCKKAAAGIASFGGPDGSAPMVFTRVSSFLSWIKKTMKR; encoded by the exons ATGGCAGCAGTCCTGATTCTCCTGACCTTTCTTCTGCCGCttggagctggtgcag AGAAGATCATCGGGGGCCATGAGGTCAAGCCCCACTTCCGCCCCTACATGGCATTTATTTCATTTGCGAAAGATGATGGGAAAAGTGGTGGCTGTGGAGGCTTCCTGGTGAAAGAGAACTTCGTGCTGACAGCTGCTCACTGCAGGGGAAG CACAATGAGAGTCACTCTCGGAGCCCATGACTTCAAGATGCGAGAGGAGACTCAGCAGGTCATCCCTGTGGCTAAAGCCATCCCACACCCAGACTACAATCCTAAGGATGGCGCCAATGACATCATGCTCTTAAAG GGTGATGATGGAGGACCTCTCGTGTGTAAAAAAGCAGCTGCAGGCATTGCCTCCTTTGGTGGTCCTGATGGGTCTGCACCAATGGTCTTCACCAGAGTGTCAAGTTTCCTATCctggataaagaaaacaatgaaacgcTAA